Proteins from a genomic interval of Candidatus Methylomirabilota bacterium:
- a CDS encoding glycolate utilization protein yields the protein MHVTLEQAEQAIEVAIEKAKELGTCMDIAVVDSGANLKAFVRMDDAWVGSIDIAFKKAKTACFFAMPTGQIGKLSQPGGPLYGIEHSNEGLITFPGGLPIVNMEGILIGAIGVSGSTVENDHLVAKAGAEAIGLADLPVHPWRT from the coding sequence ATGCACGTAACGCTTGAACAGGCTGAGCAGGCAATCGAAGTGGCCATTGAGAAGGCTAAGGAGCTGGGAACGTGTATGGATATCGCCGTCGTGGACTCAGGCGCCAACCTGAAGGCGTTCGTCCGGATGGACGATGCATGGGTCGGAAGCATCGACATCGCCTTTAAGAAGGCGAAAACCGCCTGCTTCTTTGCGATGCCGACGGGACAGATCGGCAAGCTGTCCCAGCCCGGCGGTCCGCTCTACGGGATTGAGCACAGCAACGAAGGGCTCATCACCTTTCCGGGCGGGCTGCCGATCGTCAATATGGAGGGAATTCTCATCGGGGCGATCGGCGTGAGCGGCAGCACTGTGGAAAACGATCATCTTGTGGCCAAGGCCGGCGCTGAGGCCATCGGCCTCGCCGACCTCCCGGTCCACCCCTGGCGGACCTAG
- a CDS encoding 2-phospho-L-lactate transferase, protein MILALTGGIGGSKLLLGLTQVMDPTELTVVVNTADDLILHDLTLCPDLDTVAYTLGGVADQERGWGITGDSFNALEWLGRYGREGWFHLGDRDLATHLHRSALLKEGMTLAQVTDHIRRALAVRSTILPMSNERVSTIVLTEYGPQPFQTYLVRDGARHAVRGVTFDGIERSRPAPGVLEAIAGADGIIICPSNPIISIGPILAVPGIREALRTATAPLVAISPVVGGRSLKGPTDKFLAGLGHEVSALSVARLYHDVLDLLIVDRLDADLCSAIEGLPLRVRTMETIMNNLEQKIALATETLACLASLAG, encoded by the coding sequence ATGATCCTGGCACTGACAGGCGGGATCGGCGGCTCGAAGCTGCTCCTTGGGCTGACGCAGGTGATGGATCCGACCGAGCTGACCGTCGTCGTCAATACGGCGGATGATCTGATCCTACACGATCTGACCCTCTGCCCGGATCTCGATACCGTCGCCTATACCCTGGGCGGTGTAGCCGATCAGGAGCGGGGATGGGGCATTACGGGCGACAGCTTCAATGCCCTGGAGTGGCTTGGCCGCTACGGTCGAGAGGGCTGGTTTCATCTCGGCGATCGCGACCTGGCCACCCACCTGCATCGAAGCGCCTTATTGAAAGAGGGGATGACACTCGCCCAGGTTACCGACCATATCCGACGGGCGCTCGCTGTCCGGTCAACGATCCTGCCGATGTCGAATGAGCGGGTCTCGACGATCGTCCTCACCGAATATGGACCGCAGCCCTTTCAGACCTACCTCGTCCGCGACGGGGCCCGGCACGCAGTGAGAGGGGTTACCTTCGACGGGATCGAGCGGTCCAGGCCGGCGCCCGGTGTGCTGGAGGCGATTGCAGGAGCGGACGGGATCATCATCTGCCCCAGTAACCCGATCATCAGCATCGGGCCAATTCTGGCCGTCCCGGGTATCCGCGAAGCGCTGAGGACCGCCACGGCGCCTCTTGTGGCGATCAGCCCGGTCGTGGGCGGCCGGTCTCTGAAGGGTCCCACGGACAAATTCCTGGCCGGTCTCGGTCATGAGGTGTCGGCCCTGTCGGTGGCCCGGCTCTATCATGATGTCCTGGACCTGCTCATCGTGGATCGCCTCGATGCCGACCTGTGTTCCGCTATCGAGGGACTGCCGCTGAGGGTCCGTACGATGGAGACGATTATGAACAATCTGGAGCAGAAGATCGCCTTGGCCACAGAGACCCTCGCCTGCCTGGCATCTTTGGCCGGGTAA
- a CDS encoding motility quorum-sensing regulator MqsR: MEKRRPHYGLKAIQAQIRSVETMNLTVTARHGIKAAGISLAHALTVIQRLSPGNLYKSMTVHTDSRVWQDVYHAEWKKRALYIKFQQYGDYFIVSFKER; this comes from the coding sequence ATGGAAAAACGCCGCCCTCATTATGGCCTGAAGGCGATTCAGGCTCAGATACGCTCTGTCGAGACTATGAATCTGACGGTGACAGCCCGACACGGCATTAAGGCGGCAGGGATATCTCTGGCACATGCCCTGACCGTAATTCAACGACTGTCTCCAGGAAACCTTTATAAGTCCATGACGGTCCATACAGATAGCCGGGTATGGCAGGATGTGTACCATGCTGAATGGAAGAAGCGAGCCCTATATATCAAGTTTCAACAATACGGGGATTACTTTATCGTGTCGTTCAAGGAGAGATAA
- a CDS encoding 6-phosphofructokinase, translated as MKTLAMLVGGGPAPGINGVIAAATIEARNHGVRVLGLYDGFKWLARGDTAHVTELEIAGISRIHFEGGSILRTSRTNPTRSPETLRNTVEALDKLGISCLLTIGGDDTAFAVHRLAEAAQGRIALAHVPKTIDNDLPLPHEVPTFGFTTACNLGKEIVENLMGDAETTDRWFFVTVMGRRAGHLALGIGGAVGATLTVIGEEFPEPTIPLQMLVDTLEGAVIKRRGQGKGHGVAILSEGLADKLDPTELGSVERDGYGNVRLSELVLGRVLKERVAESLKAREIDVTIAAKDVGYELRCAPPGALDIQYCRSLGYWATRFLLDGRTEAMVTIQGGKMVPIPFAEMLDPQTGKIRVRYVDMGSEAYQTLRAYMIRLEPQDFATSGQIEALARSGHFEPTAFVDRFGYLGRRGKGSSE; from the coding sequence ATGAAAACGCTGGCCATGTTGGTTGGAGGAGGTCCCGCCCCCGGCATCAACGGCGTCATCGCGGCGGCCACCATCGAGGCGCGCAATCATGGGGTGCGCGTGCTCGGCCTCTATGACGGATTCAAGTGGCTTGCGCGAGGCGACACCGCCCACGTCACGGAGCTTGAAATCGCTGGGATCTCCCGCATCCATTTTGAGGGGGGGTCGATCCTGCGGACGTCCAGGACGAATCCGACCAGGTCGCCCGAGACGCTCCGCAATACGGTCGAGGCGCTGGATAAACTCGGGATCTCATGCCTGTTGACGATCGGGGGCGATGATACCGCCTTCGCCGTGCATCGGCTGGCGGAGGCCGCACAGGGGCGGATCGCCCTTGCGCATGTGCCGAAGACCATCGACAACGACCTTCCGCTCCCGCACGAGGTGCCGACGTTCGGCTTCACGACGGCCTGTAACCTCGGGAAAGAGATCGTCGAAAACCTGATGGGGGACGCAGAAACGACGGATCGATGGTTTTTTGTCACCGTGATGGGACGGCGCGCCGGTCATCTGGCGCTGGGTATCGGAGGCGCTGTCGGTGCTACGCTCACCGTCATTGGAGAAGAATTTCCGGAACCGACGATCCCCCTTCAGATGTTGGTCGACACCCTGGAAGGGGCGGTGATCAAGCGGCGCGGCCAGGGAAAGGGGCACGGGGTCGCCATTCTGAGCGAAGGGCTGGCCGATAAGCTGGATCCGACAGAGCTCGGATCGGTTGAACGTGACGGCTACGGCAATGTCCGCCTCTCGGAACTGGTATTGGGACGAGTCCTGAAAGAGCGGGTCGCGGAGAGCCTCAAGGCGCGGGAGATCGACGTCACGATTGCGGCCAAGGATGTCGGCTATGAACTACGCTGCGCGCCACCCGGTGCGCTGGACATCCAGTATTGTCGCAGCCTCGGTTACTGGGCAACCCGTTTCCTGTTGGACGGTCGGACAGAGGCCATGGTGACCATCCAGGGCGGAAAGATGGTTCCGATCCCGTTTGCCGAGATGCTGGATCCCCAGACGGGGAAGATCCGCGTCCGCTACGTCGATATGGGCTCGGAAGCGTATCAGACGCTTCGGGCCTATATGATCCGCCTGGAGCCCCAGGACTTTGCAACATCAGGACAGATCGAGGCGCTGGCGCGTAGCGGCCACTTCGAACCGACGGCATTCGTAGACCGTTTTGGCTATCTCGGCCGCCGCGGGAAAGGATCATCAGAATGA
- the glgC gene encoding glucose-1-phosphate adenylyltransferase, with protein sequence MTVLGMIMAGGRGERLYPLTKDRAKPAVPFGGKYRIIDVVLSNFVNSGIYSIYVLTQFKAQSLVEHLQEGWQVTSVSRNHFVVPVPAQMRTGQEWYQGTADAVYQNLHLIKRVHPRVVAVFGADHIYKMNIRQMIDFHLRREAEVTVAALPVAIQEASLYGVMEADQNWRLLGFEEKPAQPKSIPGESDHALVSMGNYLFETDLLLRAVEEDAHNPHSAHDFGRDVLPRLIAESRKVYAYDFRRNRIPTLLRGEEPSYWRDVGTIEAYYEANLDLRAVHPTFNLYNRSWPIRTVSYSDPPAKFVFDDDVRRGMALDSIVAEGTIISGSTVRNSVIGRNVRIHSHCQIEESVIMNRVEIGRGCRIRRAIIDKNVFIKPGTEIGYHIEADRERYHVSESGIVVIAREEPDQAWSMTPPD encoded by the coding sequence GTGACCGTTCTGGGGATGATTATGGCGGGGGGGAGGGGCGAACGGCTGTATCCGTTGACGAAGGACCGCGCCAAGCCGGCGGTTCCGTTCGGCGGCAAGTATCGGATCATCGACGTGGTCCTCTCTAACTTCGTGAACTCCGGTATCTACTCCATCTATGTCCTGACGCAGTTCAAGGCCCAGTCGCTGGTGGAGCATCTGCAGGAAGGCTGGCAAGTCACCAGCGTCTCCCGCAATCACTTCGTCGTGCCGGTCCCCGCCCAGATGCGGACCGGCCAAGAGTGGTACCAGGGTACGGCGGATGCCGTCTATCAGAACCTGCACCTGATCAAGCGGGTCCACCCGCGCGTGGTCGCGGTCTTCGGTGCGGATCACATCTACAAAATGAATATCCGCCAGATGATAGATTTTCACCTGCGACGTGAGGCGGAGGTGACCGTCGCCGCCCTTCCGGTCGCCATTCAGGAGGCGTCGCTTTACGGCGTGATGGAGGCGGACCAGAACTGGCGGCTGCTCGGCTTCGAGGAAAAGCCCGCACAGCCAAAATCGATCCCGGGCGAGTCGGATCACGCCCTCGTCTCGATGGGCAACTATCTGTTCGAAACCGACCTGCTGCTTCGGGCGGTAGAGGAGGATGCGCATAACCCACACAGCGCCCACGACTTCGGGCGGGACGTCCTGCCACGCCTGATCGCAGAGAGCCGAAAGGTGTACGCCTACGACTTCAGAAGGAACCGGATCCCGACCCTGTTACGGGGGGAAGAGCCGAGCTACTGGCGGGATGTCGGGACCATCGAGGCGTATTACGAAGCGAATCTGGACCTGCGCGCGGTCCACCCGACCTTTAATCTGTATAACCGGAGCTGGCCGATTCGTACCGTCAGCTACAGCGACCCGCCCGCCAAATTCGTCTTTGACGACGACGTGCGGCGCGGCATGGCATTGGACTCAATCGTCGCCGAGGGAACCATCATCAGCGGAAGCACAGTCCGGAATTCAGTCATCGGCCGGAATGTCCGCATCCACAGTCACTGCCAGATTGAGGAATCGGTGATCATGAATCGGGTGGAGATCGGCAGGGGCTGTCGGATTCGGCGGGCGATTATCGACAAGAATGTCTTCATCAAACCGGGAACCGAGATCGGCTACCATATAGAGGCGGACCGTGAACGCTATCATGTGTCCGAGTCCGGCATTGTGGTCATTGCCCGGGAAGAGCCGGATCAGGCCTGGTCCATGACCCCGCCCGATTAA
- a CDS encoding disulfide oxidoreductase yields the protein MMRITAEMKIDNVVRQYPETVQVFNRYGVACLGCSAAEYDNIAVSAQVHGVNLDQLLRELNETVAVRN from the coding sequence ATGATGAGGATTACCGCAGAGATGAAGATTGACAATGTGGTACGGCAATACCCGGAGACCGTCCAGGTCTTCAATCGCTATGGCGTCGCCTGCCTGGGGTGCTCTGCGGCCGAGTATGACAACATCGCCGTCAGCGCCCAGGTCCATGGTGTCAACCTCGATCAACTCCTGCGGGAGCTGAACGAGACCGTCGCCGTTCGAAACTGA
- the npdG gene encoding NADPH-dependent F420 reductase translates to MKIAILGGTGREGSGLALRWGASGEEVIIGSRDAERAAAAAQRFNCLLSAATIRGTSNEQAAHEAEVAVLTVPCTAHQTVLVQVKEALRGKLLIDTTVARDLRSGERLISPHYDSALQEAQEVLGPNVKVVAAFQDIGFDLLKDVGRVIDCDVLICGNDAEARRAAAQLVVKAGLRAIDAGSSRHAGTVEGLTVLLLDLKRRYRAKEIGIRITGLPEHMS, encoded by the coding sequence GTGAAGATCGCCATCCTTGGAGGTACAGGGCGAGAGGGGTCCGGACTGGCGTTACGCTGGGGCGCATCCGGCGAAGAGGTCATCATCGGATCACGGGATGCGGAACGGGCGGCTGCCGCGGCGCAGCGTTTCAACTGCTTGCTTTCTGCAGCCACCATCCGTGGCACCTCGAATGAGCAGGCCGCGCATGAAGCGGAGGTTGCGGTCCTCACCGTCCCCTGCACCGCACACCAGACTGTGTTGGTACAGGTGAAGGAGGCGTTGCGCGGCAAACTCCTGATTGATACCACGGTGGCACGAGATCTCAGGAGCGGCGAACGACTGATTTCCCCGCACTACGATTCCGCTCTCCAGGAGGCGCAGGAGGTTCTTGGGCCGAATGTGAAGGTGGTGGCGGCCTTCCAGGATATCGGCTTTGACCTGTTGAAAGACGTGGGACGGGTGATTGACTGCGATGTCCTGATCTGTGGCAATGATGCAGAGGCGAGGCGGGCTGCCGCCCAACTGGTGGTGAAGGCCGGTCTGCGCGCCATCGATGCCGGTTCGTCGCGCCATGCCGGAACCGTTGAGGGGCTGACCGTGCTGCTGTTGGACCTGAAGCGCCGCTATCGAGCGAAGGAGATAGGGATCAGGATTACCGGCCTCCCGGAGCACATGTCATGA
- the cofH gene encoding 7,8-didemethyl-8-hydroxy-5-deazariboflavin synthase subunit CofH: MLASRVNPDDPGTDDQDLTRTLDRIERDVARLLEGVLEGRELSVDGGVRLALAQGPELRALVMTADAMRQCQVGDVVTYVVNRNINFTNICIKRCAFCAFSRNPHDASAYFLPHAEIARRTQEAWGLGATEVCVQGGLPPQPGGRFYIELCRTIRQAVPPIHLHAFSPEEILYGSRQSGIPIAPYLSALKEAGLDTLPGTAAEILDDEIRDIISHGRISTRQWIDVVTTAHALGIRTSATMMYGHIEQPIHWIRHMALLRDIQKATGGFTEFVPLSLVHHEAPIWRYRVVQGVRQGATRTEVVKAHALARLMLGATFRNIQASWVKEGPRFAQYLLTAGANDVGGTLMNESISMSAGARYGEFMLPAALRRLIREIGRAPAQRSTTYQCLRRYDDVDEAVDPLDRLADPEARFGSYRTLIASHAFRYERMRRGCRV, from the coding sequence ATGCTGGCGAGCAGGGTGAATCCTGACGATCCTGGTACGGACGATCAAGATCTGACCAGGACGTTGGATCGGATTGAGCGGGATGTGGCGCGTCTGCTGGAGGGGGTCCTGGAGGGGCGAGAGCTCTCTGTTGATGGGGGAGTACGGCTCGCCCTGGCGCAAGGACCCGAGTTGCGCGCGCTGGTTATGACGGCCGATGCGATGCGGCAATGTCAGGTGGGGGATGTCGTCACTTATGTAGTCAACCGGAATATCAACTTCACCAACATCTGCATCAAGCGCTGCGCCTTCTGCGCCTTCAGCCGGAACCCCCACGACGCGAGCGCCTACTTCCTGCCCCACGCAGAGATTGCGCGAAGGACGCAGGAGGCCTGGGGGCTTGGCGCTACCGAGGTCTGCGTGCAAGGCGGCTTACCGCCGCAACCGGGCGGCCGGTTCTATATCGAGTTATGCCGTACCATCAGACAGGCGGTACCTCCGATCCACCTCCACGCCTTCTCGCCCGAGGAGATCCTGTACGGCTCCAGACAATCCGGCATCCCCATTGCGCCGTATCTTTCGGCCCTCAAGGAGGCGGGTCTGGATACGCTTCCCGGGACTGCGGCCGAAATTCTGGACGACGAGATCCGCGACATCATCTCTCACGGTCGCATCTCGACCCGCCAGTGGATCGATGTGGTAACGACGGCTCACGCCCTCGGGATCCGGACCAGCGCGACGATGATGTACGGCCACATCGAGCAACCGATCCACTGGATCCGACATATGGCGCTGCTGCGCGACATCCAGAAGGCGACCGGCGGGTTTACCGAATTTGTGCCGCTCTCGCTGGTCCATCATGAGGCGCCGATCTGGCGTTATCGGGTGGTGCAGGGAGTCCGCCAGGGCGCCACACGTACTGAGGTGGTGAAGGCGCATGCGCTGGCGCGTCTGATGCTGGGCGCCACCTTCAGGAATATCCAGGCATCCTGGGTCAAGGAGGGTCCGCGGTTTGCTCAATACCTGCTGACGGCAGGGGCCAATGATGTTGGCGGGACGCTGATGAACGAAAGTATCTCGATGTCGGCAGGCGCACGGTATGGAGAATTTATGTTGCCTGCCGCATTGCGCCGTCTGATTCGAGAGATCGGGCGCGCCCCGGCCCAGCGAAGCACGACATACCAGTGTCTTCGACGCTATGATGATGTGGATGAAGCGGTGGATCCACTCGATCGCCTTGCCGATCCGGAGGCGCGCTTCGGTTCCTACCGGACGCTGATCGCCTCTCATGCGTTCAGGTATGAACGTATGAGACGAGGGTGTCGGGTGTAG
- a CDS encoding menaquinol oxidoreductase — MREAILRSPPPFHSPIATRLGHWSRVPVLSAQQTPETDTPTSRNSASATSPTMGRGPALVKRIMMVLLGLVIFVTILGFTALRSESTPPVQPVDFSHKVHTSVHQIPCLYCHTNARRSPVAGIPSVQLCMGCHKITAANRPEIQKLKGYWDRQESIPWVKIFGQPDFVAFSHVAHVRAHINCEKCHGSIQTMDRVYRAVDLTMNRCLDCHRNRQASIDCVTCHK, encoded by the coding sequence ATGAGGGAGGCGATCCTGCGGTCGCCTCCCCCTTTTCACAGCCCGATTGCGACCCGCCTCGGCCACTGGTCGCGCGTTCCCGTCCTCTCAGCTCAACAGACCCCTGAAACCGATACGCCGACCAGCCGGAACAGTGCCTCGGCAACGAGCCCGACGATGGGGAGGGGGCCAGCACTGGTGAAGCGGATCATGATGGTTTTGCTTGGGCTTGTGATTTTTGTCACCATTCTTGGATTCACAGCTCTTCGTTCCGAGAGCACGCCGCCTGTCCAACCTGTCGACTTCAGCCATAAGGTCCACACCAGTGTCCATCAGATCCCTTGCCTGTACTGCCATACGAATGCCAGGCGATCCCCTGTTGCCGGCATCCCATCCGTCCAACTCTGCATGGGATGCCACAAGATCACCGCCGCCAATCGCCCGGAGATCCAAAAACTGAAAGGGTATTGGGACCGGCAGGAATCGATCCCGTGGGTCAAGATCTTCGGTCAACCGGATTTTGTGGCGTTCTCGCATGTGGCCCATGTCCGGGCTCACATCAACTGCGAGAAGTGTCATGGCTCGATTCAGACGATGGATCGCGTTTACAGAGCGGTAGACCTGACCATGAATCGATGTCTTGACTGCCATCGCAATCGACAAGCGAGCATCGATTGCGTGACCTGTCATAAGTGA
- the cofC gene encoding 2-phospho-L-lactate guanylyltransferase translates to MLVAVIPVKALRRGKVRLAPLLSAEERYLLCKTMLEDVLTVVASAPLFDRVLVITSDAEAAASARQHGVEVIGERQQIRHSRSVQTAAAYCREVGAGAMLTVPLDVPRMMTDDLYRIVGCGPVPKGVVLSPARDALGTNALLARPPEAIPFRFGHDSFRAHRREAEARDLPCVVCDLPNLGLDIDEIDDLRCFLAQPGRTRTDALLHRLGIGERLGRGTGA, encoded by the coding sequence ATGCTGGTCGCCGTCATCCCGGTCAAGGCGTTGAGGCGAGGCAAGGTGCGACTTGCGCCGCTCCTCTCCGCTGAGGAACGATACCTCCTCTGCAAGACGATGCTGGAGGACGTATTGACCGTTGTGGCCTCCGCTCCCCTGTTTGATCGCGTGCTGGTCATCACGTCGGATGCCGAGGCTGCGGCGTCGGCGCGGCAGCACGGGGTTGAGGTGATTGGTGAACGGCAGCAGATCAGGCACAGCCGGTCGGTGCAGACGGCCGCCGCCTACTGTCGCGAGGTCGGGGCCGGGGCGATGCTGACCGTCCCGCTCGATGTCCCACGGATGATGACCGACGACCTGTACCGGATCGTAGGGTGTGGGCCTGTGCCCAAGGGGGTGGTGCTCAGCCCGGCGCGGGATGCCCTCGGGACCAACGCCCTACTCGCCCGACCGCCCGAGGCGATCCCCTTTCGCTTTGGGCACGACAGCTTTCGCGCGCACCGCCGCGAGGCCGAGGCCAGAGATCTGCCGTGTGTGGTCTGCGACCTCCCCAACCTCGGGCTGGATATCGACGAGATCGACGATCTCCGATGCTTCTTGGCGCAACCGGGTCGGACTCGGACGGATGCGCTGCTGCATCGTCTTGGAATAGGCGAGCGACTCGGACGTGGAACAGGCGCCTGA
- a CDS encoding antitoxin codes for MSRQWDGKRCPACFQGTLEQRTKQTRFEYRGHLLEYEQEGAWCAVCGEGILTGKEATASESLLDNFMARVDRQEAFELARIRKKLGLTQKEAATIAGGGHNAFSRYERGEAKPVAAVVNLFRLLDRHPELLNELKKRKVA; via the coding sequence ATGAGCCGGCAATGGGATGGAAAGAGATGTCCCGCCTGTTTTCAGGGAACATTAGAACAGCGGACGAAACAGACAAGGTTCGAATACCGTGGCCATCTCCTCGAATACGAACAGGAAGGGGCCTGGTGTGCTGTATGCGGTGAAGGCATCCTAACCGGAAAAGAAGCGACTGCCTCCGAATCGCTACTTGATAATTTTATGGCCCGCGTTGACCGGCAAGAAGCCTTTGAACTTGCTCGCATTAGAAAAAAGCTCGGATTAACTCAAAAGGAAGCGGCGACCATAGCTGGTGGCGGTCACAACGCCTTTTCTCGCTACGAAAGAGGTGAAGCCAAACCGGTGGCGGCGGTGGTAAATCTCTTTCGATTGCTGGATCGACATCCTGAATTACTGAATGAACTGAAGAAGCGTAAAGTCGCTTAA
- a CDS encoding response regulator, whose product MKKRDNGTLIEILLVEDNPADVRLTKEALKDGKLLNHLSVVGDGVEALAFLRGQGKYKDAPRPDLILLDLNLPKKDGREVLAELKTDERLKSIPVVVLTVSKAEEDILKTYKLHANCYITKPVDLDQFIRVTQSIEDFWFSIVKLPPKEEVHER is encoded by the coding sequence ATGAAGAAGCGAGACAACGGTACACTGATCGAGATCCTGCTGGTGGAGGATAATCCGGCCGATGTGCGCCTCACCAAGGAGGCCCTCAAGGACGGAAAGCTCCTCAATCATCTCAGCGTGGTCGGGGATGGGGTGGAAGCGCTGGCCTTTCTGCGGGGCCAGGGGAAGTACAAGGACGCCCCGCGCCCCGACCTGATCCTCCTCGACCTGAATCTCCCCAAAAAGGATGGCCGGGAGGTGCTGGCGGAGCTCAAAACCGACGAGCGGTTAAAGAGCATCCCCGTCGTCGTCTTGACGGTCTCCAAGGCCGAAGAGGATATCCTGAAGACCTATAAGCTGCACGCCAACTGTTACATTACCAAGCCGGTGGACCTCGACCAGTTCATCAGGGTGACACAGTCGATCGAAGATTTCTGGTTCAGCATCGTGAAGCTGCCTCCAAAGGAGGAGGTCCATGAAAGGTGA
- the cysE gene encoding serine O-acetyltransferase: MNRTHRVFTTLKRDIQAALDRDPAARNALEVLVCYPGLHALYVHRLAHWFWNHNLKTLGRIMSHVGRFLTAIEIHPGARLGQGLFIDHGNGVVIGETTEIGENVTIYQGVTLGGTSLEKKKRHPTIGNGVVIGAGATILGPIKIGDNSRIGSGSVVVKEVPPNSLVVGVPGQVIYRDGKRVPPSVDLEMTDLPNPAEKAIRCVVERLQELEKEVETLKKELPAAHAPYTSSSRYHSTRNE; encoded by the coding sequence CTGAATCGCACACATCGCGTGTTCACAACGCTCAAACGGGATATCCAAGCGGCCCTCGACCGAGATCCGGCGGCCCGCAACGCGCTGGAGGTGCTCGTCTGCTATCCCGGCCTGCATGCCCTGTATGTTCATCGCCTCGCCCACTGGTTCTGGAACCATAATCTGAAGACCCTCGGTCGTATCATGTCGCACGTAGGCCGATTCCTGACCGCGATTGAGATCCACCCCGGCGCGCGTCTCGGCCAGGGGCTGTTCATCGATCACGGCAACGGGGTCGTCATCGGCGAGACCACCGAAATCGGCGAAAATGTCACCATCTATCAGGGTGTCACGCTCGGCGGCACCAGCCTGGAGAAAAAGAAACGCCACCCGACGATCGGTAACGGCGTCGTGATCGGTGCGGGCGCCACTATCCTCGGACCGATCAAGATAGGCGACAACAGCCGCATCGGCTCAGGCTCCGTGGTCGTCAAGGAGGTCCCGCCGAACTCGCTGGTGGTGGGCGTCCCCGGTCAGGTTATCTATCGCGACGGCAAGCGGGTGCCCCCGTCCGTCGATCTGGAGATGACCGACCTGCCGAACCCGGCAGAGAAGGCGATTCGATGTGTTGTGGAGCGCCTGCAGGAACTGGAAAAGGAGGTCGAAACCCTCAAAAAGGAGTTACCGGCTGCCCATGCCCCCTATACGTCGTCCTCCCGGTACCACTCGACGCGCAACGAATAG
- the cofE gene encoding coenzyme F420-0:L-glutamate ligase, giving the protein MTLIGLTGIPEVQAGDDLAAMIVDAAARRSLAIQSSDVLVVTQKVVSKSEGRVVRLRDVIPSPASVTWAAYLDKDPRLVELILSESRRIVRMDQRLLLAETRHGFVCANAGVDRSNLPGEETASLLPLDPDGSATAIRDRIRVFCGADPAILISDTFGRPWRDGLTNIAIGVSGLIPLVDYRETTDDFGRPLKATCTAVADELAAAAELVMGKTERIPVVLVRGYRCVRGEGRASMLVRPSDRDLFR; this is encoded by the coding sequence CTGACGCTGATCGGCCTGACCGGTATTCCGGAGGTGCAGGCCGGCGATGACCTGGCCGCCATGATCGTCGATGCGGCGGCAAGGCGGTCGCTTGCTATTCAATCGAGCGATGTCCTGGTCGTAACGCAGAAGGTCGTGTCCAAGAGCGAGGGTCGGGTTGTACGCCTTCGGGACGTGATCCCCTCACCCGCCTCTGTGACCTGGGCCGCGTACCTCGACAAGGACCCGCGCCTGGTAGAGCTGATTCTCAGCGAGAGCCGACGGATCGTCAGGATGGACCAACGACTTCTCCTGGCCGAAACCAGGCACGGCTTCGTCTGCGCCAACGCTGGGGTTGACCGATCAAATCTGCCCGGCGAGGAGACCGCGTCGCTGTTGCCGCTCGATCCGGACGGCTCGGCCACGGCGATCCGCGACAGGATCCGGGTCTTCTGTGGCGCTGATCCGGCGATCCTGATCTCCGATACCTTCGGCCGCCCCTGGCGTGATGGGTTGACCAACATCGCTATCGGCGTAAGCGGTCTGATCCCGCTGGTCGATTACCGCGAGACGACCGATGACTTCGGCCGGCCTCTCAAGGCGACATGTACGGCCGTTGCCGATGAATTGGCCGCCGCCGCAGAGCTGGTAATGGGGAAGACCGAGCGGATCCCTGTGGTCCTGGTCCGTGGCTATCGATGCGTAAGAGGAGAGGGACGGGCGTCAATGCTGGTCCGCCCATCCGATCGTGATCTGTTCAGATAG